One window of Fusarium keratoplasticum isolate Fu6.1 chromosome 2, whole genome shotgun sequence genomic DNA carries:
- a CDS encoding Atp-dependent dna helicase → MESQGSQDGIGGGGDDRGDEDGTDEPGSSARFDSWVQERNWTPDRVRRIIQRDSKRLLGTILNISSWRQIAIAISRRYLDKAFKESTIDGVEEDDDGVDDNPIDLQAGHGTHVAGMVYARELQQGLFSTATMRDKFRLAVAIRRKREPFETEREYHQLQRFRRLQQVDIAARLREMIGPDAAFRGQQETVIRAIMRGESPIVQIAGTGEGKSMSFMLPAYCSSDDGGTTIVIVPQIATYVWNSRGGHQITPIVFVTPESAVTKGFGDFVNRLQARKALDRVVVDECHAILDSTSQFRPQLMELGRVLNEWGVQKAKRRDHHKKQQQQQQQNTSQTGSGEVGADQEAEDSRVVKIVQDWLHRNSQGRVIVYANTIDRVERLGRLLECSVFHSKVDTAAGKTQRLRSWIDQGHLIVATNALGLGVDVPDVRLVVHAGCRTDCEITCRKADGPGGTVAIARPSSSYASRGRKQEVHGHQPRQEKKKEGGSIR, encoded by the exons ggcggcgatgatcgtggtgatgaggatggtacCGATGAGCCCGGTTCCAGTGCGAGGTTCGACAGTTGGGTACAGGAGCGCAATTGGACGCCAGACCGCGTCCGCCGCATCATCCAACGAGACAGCAAACGATTATTGGGCACCATATTGAACATTAGTTCGTGGCGGCAGATTGCCATCGCCATATCCCGTCGATATTTGGACAAGGCATTCAAGGAGTCAACGATAGATGgggtcgaagaagacgacgacggtgtggACGATAACCCGATCGATTTACAAGCCGGCCATGGAACGCACGTGGCCGGCATGGTATACGCACGAGAGTTGCAGCAAGGGTTATTCAGCACGGCCACGATGCGCGATAAGTTTCG TTTAGCCGTAGCGATACGCCGAAAGCGGGAGCCATTCGAGACGGAGCGGGAGTACCACCAGTTGCAGCGTTTCAGGCGATTACAgcaggtcgacattgccgcccggttgagggagatgataGGACCAGACGCCGCATTCCGTGGCCAGCAAGAGACGGTGATCCGGGCCATCATGCGGGGAGAGAGCCCGATTGTGCAGATCGCAGGCACGGGAGAAGGCAAGAGCATGTCGTTCATGTTACCGGCGTATTGttccagcgacgacggagggacaaccatcgtcatcgtgcC CCAGATCGCGACATACGTTTGGAACAGTCGCGGCGGGCACCAGATCACCCCCATCGTGTTCGTCACGCCCGAGTCGGCAGTGACAAAAGGGTTCGGCGATTTTGTGAACCGGTTGCAGGCACGGAAAGCGTTGGATCGTGTCGTTGTGGATGAGTGCCACGCCATTTTGGACAGTACCAGCCAATTCCGGCCGcagttgatggagttgggCCGGGTGTTAAACGAATGGGGCGTCCAAAAAG CCAAGCGCAGAGATCaccacaagaagcagcagcagcagcagcagcagaataCCAGTCAGACCGGTAGCGGCGAGGTTGGGGCAGACCAAGAGGCGGAAGACAGCCGCGTGGTCAAGATCGTGCAGGATTGGTTACACAGAAACAGCCAAGGTCGCGTCATCGTTtacgccaacaccatcgaccggGTTGAACGATTGGGGCGATTATTGGAGTGCAGCGTGTTTCATTCCAAGGTCGACACAGCAGCGGGCAAGACGCAGCGATTGAGGTCGTGGATCGATCAAGGTCATTTAATCGTGGCCACGAACGCGTTAGGGTTAGGGGTCGACGTGCCAGATGTGCGGTTAGTGGTCCACGCCGGATGCCGAACCGATTGCGAGATTACGTGCAGGAAAGCGGACGGGCCGGGCGGGACGGTGGCCATagcgaggccgtcgtcgtcatatGCCAGCAGGGGGAGGAAGCAGGAGGTCCACGgtcatcaaccaaggcaggagaagaagaaggaaggcgGTAGCATCAGATAA